From the genome of Eublepharis macularius isolate TG4126 chromosome 12, MPM_Emac_v1.0, whole genome shotgun sequence, one region includes:
- the LOC129338833 gene encoding olfactory receptor 1020-like, giving the protein MLQNATTVTEFILLGLSSNPEDQLILFGVFLLVYLVALIGNTLILLIVSFDKRLHNPMYFFLGNLSVVDIGYTTSTVPKMLMNYLSQDKTISLAGCFSQMYFFISFGGIECLLLGVMAYDRYAAICHPLRYSVLMRPKVCICLAAAAWILGLANSGVHSGMMSHLSFCRDNVIQHFFCDIPPLFQLSCSDTQANQIATFVVGGGVIMGSFLVTLVSYVYIVLAILRIRTKEGRLKAFSTCASHLTVVNIYFGTIIFTYIKPNSTYSQEQDRALPVLYGILTPMLNPIIYSLRNKDVQGALRKQLRRS; this is encoded by the coding sequence ATGCTGCAGAATGCCACCACTGTCACTGAATTTATACTCCTGGGACTCTCCAGCAACCCTGAAGACCAGCTCATTCTCTTCGGTGTCTTTCTCCTCGTCTacttggtggccctgattgggAACACCCTGATTCTTCTCATTGTCAGTTTCGACAAGAGGCTCCACAACCCCATGTACTTCTTTCTGGGCAATCTCTCTGTGGTGGACATTGGGTACACAACATCCACCGTCCCCAAGATGCTGATGAATTACCTCTCTCAGGACAAGACTATCTCCCTAGCTGGCTGCTTCTCCCAGATGTACTTCTTCATCTCCTTTGGTGGCATTGAATGCCTCCTGCTGGGTGTCATGGCATACGACCGCTATGCTGCCATTTGCCACCCATTACGTTACAGTGTGCTCATGAGACCCAAAGTCTGCATCTGCTTAGCTGCTGCAGCTTGGATTCTGGGCTTGGCTAACTCAGGTGTGCACTCTGGAATGATGTCTCATTTGTCCTTCTGCCGGGACAATGTCATTCAGCACTTCTTCTGTGAcatcccacccctcttccagctcTCTTGCTCTGACACTCAAGCCAATCAAATTGCTACATTTGTGGTGGGTGGTGGTGTGATCATGGGTTCCTTTCTGGTTACCCTGGTGTCTTATGTCTACATAGTCTTGGCCATCCTGAGGATCCGCACCAAGGAAGGACGTCTCAAGGCTTTCTCCACCTGTGCTTCTCACCTCACTGTTGTCAACATCTACTTTGGCACCATAATCTTCACATACATTAAGCCCAACTCTACATACTCCCAGGAGCAGGACAGAGCCTTGCCTGTTCTCTATGGGATCCTTACACCAATGCTTAATCCAATCATATACAGCTTAAGGAATAAGGATGTACAAGGAGCACTTCGGAAA